One Longimicrobium sp. genomic window, CGTTCCTAGCACGGATAGGACTTAGATCGCTTTCTGACAATGGTCCATTGTCCCAGACTAATGACAAAAGATAGTCAACGGATTTGTCACACAACTCGTTCGCCACCTTCTCGTCGAGTTCAGTGCTCAACTCACGGAAAAACTGCATACGGTGAGGTTCCAACTCTTCAAGCCATGCGATATACGGTTGAATTCGGAGCTTGCTCGCCTCTACACGCGGAAACACCAGATGATATCCTGACAATGACTTGCATTCTACGAGAACGTAAACGTGCAGCAGACGATCTGGGCCTTTCCTTATCCACCTCCGCTCTGCCACGACATCGAGCTCGCGTGACTTGCCAGTCGCAGGATCGGAATACAGTGCTCCGTTGACGGCTGCCCATCCAAACTTCTCGCACAATTTCAGAAGGGCGTTCTCTGTTAGAAGCGACCGGACACCCTCTGATGCGAGAACTCGAGTAGCCAGATGATCAGAATTATCGTTTCCCATTTTGCCCTCCGTTACGAGGAATGCTCCAGCCGCCCGAAGCCGTAGCGCCAGCCGTGGCGCTCGAAGAGGCGCAGCATGCGCACGACGGGCAGCCCCATCACCGCGAAGTAGTCGCCCTCGATCCCCTCGACGATCGCCGAGCCGAAGCCCTGGATGCCGTAGGCGCCGGCCTTGTCCATCGGCTCGCCGGTGGCGACGTACTCCTCGCAGGCGCGCTCGTCCAGCGCGCGGAAGCGCACGCGCACGCGCTCCAGCCCGCTCTCCACGCGCTCGCCGCGCGCCACCGCCACGCCCGTGCACACCTCGTGCTCCCGCCCGGAGAGGCGCCGGAGCATCTCCACCGCGTGCGCCCGGTCGCGCGGCTTGCCGAGCACGTCGCCGTCCACCACCACGATGGTGTCGGAGCCGACCACCAGCGCGTGCGGGTGCGTCTTCGCGATCGCCTGCGCCTTCTCGCGCGCCAGGCGCTCGGCGTGCGCGGGCGGGGTCTCGCCCTCCCGGTAGCTCTCGTCGATGTCGGCGGGGAGCACGTCGAAGGTGAGCTCCAGCCGCGCGATCAGCTCCGCGCGCCGCGGCGACTGCGAGGCCAGGATGATCGGCGGGGGCGTCCGCGGCTCCGTCATGTGGGGTCAGCGCTCCAGGACCAGGGTGACGGGGCCGTCGTTGACCAGCTCCACGTCCATCATCGCGCCGAACTCGCCGGTCTCCACGGGGCGGCCCGTGGCGCGCAGCAGCTCCACGAAGCGCTCGTACAGCGGGATCGCCACCTCGGGCCGCGCGGCGTCGATGAAGCTGGGCCGGTTCCCCCTGCGCGCGTCGCCGTAGAGGGTGAACTGCGAGACCACCAGGAGCGCGCCGTCCGCCTCCTCCACCGAGCGGTTCATCTTCCCCTCGTCGTCGGGGAAGATGCGCAGCTGCACCACCTTCTTCGCCATCCAGGCCAGCGCCTCGCCGGTGTCCGCGTCGGTGAAGCCGGCCAGCAGGAGCAGCCCGCGGCCGATCTCGCCCGTCACGCGCCCGCCCACCGTCACCGACGCGCGGGAGACCCGCTGAAGCACGATACGCATGGCGGGGAAGAATACGGGCGGGCCGGGAGCGCGCAAGCACGGGACCCTCCCGAACGACGGAGCGCCGCCCGGCCTCTGCGGCCGGACGGCGCCCTTCGAAGGGAAGCTGCGCCGATCCTCAGATCCGGATCACCGGTGCGCCCGGGCTGCGAACTCCAGCCTGGCGGAGATGAACCCGTCCGTCACCACGATGCGGTTGATCCCCATCAGCACCATCGTGGCGAGGAGCTGCTGCCGGGAGGTAGCGAGCCGGCGCGCGGCGGGGACCAGCTTCTTCTCGACGGCGTCGCCGTCCAGGCTCCGCAGGGGACCGCCCACGATCGGGAGCCGGTTGACGCGCGCGAGAGCCCGCTTCCCGTCCACTCCCCCGCGCAGCCGCAGGCATGGCTTGCCATCGCACCCGGGCTCCAGGTCCAGCTCGAACAGGTCGGGATAGGAGCTCGCCAGCCAGTCGTGCCCCTGGTCCGCCGACGCGTTGTCGTCGACGAACCGGTCGAGCGACTTCGCCACGCCGGCCACCAACTCCGCGAACGCCTTCATCTGCTCGATGCTGCTTTCGACGACGGCCTCGAAGACGGAGTTGATAAGCGCACCCACGAAGGCGGGAAAGTCGACTTTGGCAACGAACTTTTCGGCGTCGGCGGACATCGCGCGCACCTGGTCGATCCGGATCCCCGCGGGCTCGGCCAGGAGGCTGGCGACCTTTACCATGTCGTCGGCGAGGCGGCGCTGTTTGCCGGGTGGCAGCTCCCGGAAGGCGGGAGACTTCTGGAGGAGGTCGCGGACGTGCCGCCGCACCAGCGAGAGGGTCCCGGCGCTGGTCGCGCCCCCGGCGGCGGCCGACGGTGTCCGTGCTTTCATGGGGTGCCTCCGTCCGCCGCGTCGCGCGGCGGTGGAATCGGCTTCGGAGAGAGTACCCGAACGGCGCAGCGGCGACCCGAGCCGGGCAATCGGCATGCCTCTTCGAACCTCCGTGGCTCACCTCGCCCGAAACCGTGCCGGACCGGGACCGAAAGCCTCCGGAACGCGGTGTCGTGCCTCGCACCGCCCCCGTAGAATCCGGGACAGCCCTGCCACACGGTGCGTCATCCGCTCCCCGCCTCCGCCGGTCTCGCGGGAGTGGCGACCGGGCTTGGGAGGCGAGACCGGACGCGGAGAGGGAGACCGCGCGCGGCCTCCCTCTCCGCCCGTCCTCGGAACCGGGGCGGCGGCGGCCACGCTCCGCCGCCTCCGGCTCCCGGCGCATCACACCCGCTGAATGATCTTCGTGTTGGTCGAGGTAGGGGAGTAGAACGGGCAGTATGGACTCCGATCGTAGGCGATGACCACGTAGTTGGAGGGAATCGGCGAAGTGCCGCACACTGTCTCCTGATAGCCCGGCACCTTGATGCTGATGGTGTTGAAGCTGGTCGGGGAATAGGCGGGGCAGGACGTACTCCGGTCGTAGTAGGAGTAGACGTACCCGGACGGTGCGGGCGAGTTGCTGCACATCATATCGGTCGAAGCCGGCACCTTGATCGAAGCGCGGTGGGAGAGTGCGCCTACCTCTCCCACCGCGCTTCGCCCGACCGTCCTCGAATCAGCGCGCGCTGGCCGAGTCGCGCGCCTGCTCCCAGAGCACGTCCGCCAGCGCGTAGAGCGCCGCGGCGCCGACCGCGAAGGCGAGCGCCGGGGCCAGCCCGCGCTTGCGGCGCACGGGGCGCGGCAGCTTGGGCTTGCCCACCTCGTCGTGGAGCGCGTTGCGGGTGGCCTTGCGCACCGCCTTCGCGGTGGCGCCGCCCACCACGCTCCACATCACCTTGCGCCCGAGATCCGCCATGACTCCCTCCCGCTGCACGAGTTCCCCGCCGCGAAACAGGTTTGTCGCGGGGTGCAGGAGCCGGGCCAGCGTGACGGCACCCCGCGCCCTCTCCACCGGAACCGAGCCCCGGCAGCAGGGAGCCACGCGGATTTTCGTTTCCCGAGCGGTGGCGGGTTACGTGTGGGCCGCCGCCCGTGTGAGCGGCTACATCCTTTTCCCGCCGGCCGGCCGCTCCCCCGTACCGGTGCGCGGGAGCGGTCCAGATCACCCGGCCCGGCATTCACCCAGGCGAGGAGGAACCATGCGGAAGCTGAAGCTGGACGTCGAAGAGCTGAAGGTCGACAGCTTCGAGGTGGCCGAAGACGAGAAGGCGCCGCGCGGGACGGTGCGCGGGCACGCCCAGTACACGGACTACCGGGTGTGCGACACCGCCGTGGACTGCTCGTGGAACAGCTGCCCGTCCAACTGTGTGTCGGCGTGCGCGGTCACGTGCTACGACACGTGCGAGGCCACCTGCGAGATGTCGTGCCACTACGGCAGCTCCTGCGGGCTGTGACGGCGGAGGTCCGGGCGCGAAGCCGCGCCCGGACCCGCCTTCTCCCGTCCCGCCTCAGCGCTTCACCCCGATCACCTCCACCATCGGCGGCGTGGAGAAGAAGGCGCCCGGGTCGCGCTCGCGCTCGGCCCAGCGGGCGTCGAACTCGTCCGCGTCGGCCCGGGTGAGGAAGCCGTTGGAGACGAGCGTGGGGAGGAAGTTGGTGAAGAAGGTGCGCGGCCACTCCCACACTCCCGAGCCCGGCCGCCCGGTGCGCACCAGCGTCTCCACGTGCACCACCCTGAGCCCGGCCTGCTCCATGAGCGCCGGAAGCCGCGCCCCCAGGTGCGGGTCGCCGCCGGAGGCGCGCCACGACGCCATCATGGCCGCGAACACCCGGTCGAACGCGGGGTCCTCGGGCGCCACCAGCACGCCCCCGTACTTCATGTAGTCCTGCACCACGAAGGCGGCGCCGGGCCGGAGCGCGCGCGCCACGCCCCGCACCGCCGCCCCGGGGTCGCGCAGGTAGCAGAGCACCCAGCGCGACCACGCGCCGTCGAAGGAGGCCTCGGGGAGGTCGAGCGCCGTCACGTCGCCCACCTCCGCGGTCACGCCCTGGAGCCCGCGCGCCGCGGCCTGGCGGCGCACGTGGGCCACGAAGCGCTCCGAGAGGTCCACCCCGTGCACCCGCCCCGCCGCGCCCACCAGCCGCGCCAGGTCGAGCGTCGCGTACCCGGGCCCGCACCCCACGTCCAGCAGCGCGTGCCCGGGCCCGAACCCCGCGCGCTCCCATGCCGACGCCGCCTGCGCGCTCCACACCTGGTGCTGGAACCCGAGCCGCTCCAGCTCCCCGTCGTTTACCCCCAGCAGGTACTCCCGCTCTTCGCTCATACGAACACCTTGGGGATCACGCAGAGCAGCAGAGTCAGCAGAAAACAGTGGGGTTCTCTGCTGACTCTGCTGCTCTGCGTGAGACATTTCTGGATTTCACCCCCGAACGGGCCTGGCCGAAGCGGAATGATACGAAACGCCCCGGCCGCCGGAAACTCCGGCGGCTGGGGCGGCGAGGAGGACGCTCCTGGCGAAAGGGAGTAGAAAGGCTCCGTTCAGCTCCCCCGGCGCCGGCCCCCGCGCCCGGGCCGCCCGTCGGCGCCGAAGATCCGCCTCTCGATGAGCGCCTGGGGGCTGAGGTCCCCGTGCCCCTCGCTGCGCAGCTGGCGGATGAAGGCGGGCGTCACCCGGTGAATCCCCATCTGCATCAGGGTGGAGCGGGGGAGGTCGCGGTAGCCCAGCGCGGCCAGCTCCCGCACGTACTCGGGGGTGACGTTGTGGATCTTGAGCTCCACCAGCGCCTCGGGCGTCAAGTCGGTGAAGCCGCCCTCGCGCATGTGGCGGATGTGCGCCGGCGTGATGCCGTGGATGCGCAGCATGACCAGCTGCTGGGGCGTGAGGTCGCGGTAGCCCAGCTCGCGCAGCTCCCGGACCTGCCGGGCGCCGACCCCGTGGATCCCCATCTGGAGGAGCATCCCGCGCGAGAGGTCGCGGTACCCCAGCTCCGCCAGCTCGCGCACGTAGGCCGCGCTGATGCGGTGGATGCGCAGCTCGACGACCCCCGCCGGGGTGTCGGCCCCGGAGATCCCCAGCGAGCGCACCTCGCGCACGTACGCCGGGGTGATGCCGTGGATGGAGAGCTCCACCACCTGCTGCGAGCTTAGCGCACCCAGCAGGGAAGCCAGCTCCCGCACGTTCGCCGAGGACGCCCGGGAGAGGGCCAGGACCATGAGCTCCCGGTCGCCGATGCGCTCGGTGCCGCGCACCCCGAGGGCGGCCAGGGTGCCGCGGAAGGCGCGGTTGGGGCGGAAGCGGAAGAACCCGGTGC contains:
- the dtd gene encoding D-aminoacyl-tRNA deacylase, with translation MRIVLQRVSRASVTVGGRVTGEIGRGLLLLAGFTDADTGEALAWMAKKVVQLRIFPDDEGKMNRSVEEADGALLVVSQFTLYGDARRGNRPSFIDAARPEVAIPLYERFVELLRATGRPVETGEFGAMMDVELVNDGPVTLVLER
- a CDS encoding Maf family protein; translation: MTEPRTPPPIILASQSPRRAELIARLELTFDVLPADIDESYREGETPPAHAERLAREKAQAIAKTHPHALVVGSDTIVVVDGDVLGKPRDRAHAVEMLRRLSGREHEVCTGVAVARGERVESGLERVRVRFRALDERACEEYVATGEPMDKAGAYGIQGFGSAIVEGIEGDYFAVMGLPVVRMLRLFERHGWRYGFGRLEHSS
- a CDS encoding methyltransferase domain-containing protein → MSEEREYLLGVNDGELERLGFQHQVWSAQAASAWERAGFGPGHALLDVGCGPGYATLDLARLVGAAGRVHGVDLSERFVAHVRRQAAARGLQGVTAEVGDVTALDLPEASFDGAWSRWVLCYLRDPGAAVRGVARALRPGAAFVVQDYMKYGGVLVAPEDPAFDRVFAAMMASWRASGGDPHLGARLPALMEQAGLRVVHVETLVRTGRPGSGVWEWPRTFFTNFLPTLVSNGFLTRADADEFDARWAERERDPGAFFSTPPMVEVIGVKR